A part of Aegilops tauschii subsp. strangulata cultivar AL8/78 chromosome 2, Aet v6.0, whole genome shotgun sequence genomic DNA contains:
- the LOC109782933 gene encoding ubiquinol oxidase 1b, mitochondrial translates to MSSRMAGATLLRHLGPHLFAAAEPASGLAASARGILPAAARIFPARMASTAAGAHAKQEGDAEKPESATAPEQNKKPVASYWGIEPRKLVKDDGTEWPWFSFRPWDTYRPDTSIDVAKHHEPRAVADKVAYLIVRTLRAGSDLFFQRRHASHALLLETVAAVPPMVGGVLLHLRSLRRFEHSGGWIRALMEEAENERMHLMTFMEVTQPLWWERALVLATQGVFFNAYFVGYLISPKFAHRFVGYLEEEAVHSYTEYLKDLEAGLIENTPAPAIAIDYWRLPADARLKDVVIAVRADEAHHRDANHYASDIHYQGMTLNQTPAPLGYH, encoded by the coding sequence ATGAGCTCTCGGATGGCCGGAGCCACGTTGCTGCGCCACCTGGGCCCCCACCTCTTcgccgccgccgagccggcgTCCGGGCTCGCCGCGAGCGCGAGGGGTATCCTGCCCGCCGCCGCGAGGATCTTCCCCGCGCGGATGGCCAGCACCGCCGCCGGCGCGCATGCCAAACAAGAAGGTGACGCTGAAAAGCCCGAGAGCGCCACAGCGCCGGAGCAGAACAAGAAGCCCGTGGCGAGCTACTGGGGCATCGAGCCGCGGAAGCTCGTCAAGGACGACGGCACGGAGTGGCCGTGGTTCTCCTTCAGGCCGTGGGACACGTACCGGCCGGACACGTCCATCGACGTGGCCAAGCACCACGAGCCCAGGGCGGTGGCGGACAAGGTGGCGTACCTCATCGTGCGGACGCTGCGCGCGGGCAGCGACCTCTTCTTCCAGCGCCGCCACGCCAGCCACGCGCTGCTGCTTGAGACGGTGGCGGCGGTGCCGCCCATGGTGGGCGGCGTGCTGCTGCACCTGCGCTCGCTCCGCCGATTCGAGCACAGCGGCGGCTGGATCCGCGCGCTCATGGAGGAGGCCGAGAACGAGCGCATGCACCTCATGACCTTCATGGAGGTGACGCAGCCCCTGTGGTGGGAGCGCGCGCTCGTGCTCGCCACGCAGGGCGTCTTCTTCAACGCCTACTTCGTCGGCTACCTCATCTCCCCCAAGTTCGCGCACCGCTTCGTCGGCTACCTCGAGGAGGAGGCCGTCCACTCCTACACCGAGTACCTCAAGGACCTTGAGGCCGGCTTGATCGAGAACACGCCCGCGCCGGCCATTGCCATCGACTACTGGCGCCTCCCCGCCGACGCCAGGCTCAAGGACGTCGTCATCGCCGTGCGCGCCGACGAGGCGCATCACCGCGACGCCAACCACTACGCATCGGACATCCATTACCAGGGAATGACGCTGAATCAGACGCCTGCGCCGCTCGGCTACCACTGA